The window TCCAATTCTTCTCTTAGGCTATTAGCCATAGACGACTGACATATAGGGAGCagacaaacatatatatgacaAACCCCCAAAAAGAAGCAACTCAAAAACGTCAAGACTGACTTCAGCTGGTGAGACTGACTAACGTCATTTTCGGGGAGAACCAAAAGGAAGGTTAGTTTTCATTCCCCTAACTGTTAAAAAACGACTCGGGACGGACACTTATGGAGTCTGGGGTAGACTCTTTCGGTTATCGGGTTTCTTAGGAGCCGAACCGTGATGGTGCAGCGGATCAGGACCTGAAGGAACCCTTCTTAGCTCTGACTCTACCATCTCCCCTCCACCTTCGCTCTTCTCAATCCCTCCCGGGACAGCTCCAATGGCATTCGATACCAATGGAGGATCCTCCACAGCCACTAAGACCTGCAACATCGACATCTAATAAGGGTGACGGTTCTGATGTCGAACCGGAATGTTTTAACAGCCCGACAACTGAAAACGGATGCCATCGAAGAAACTCACCTTTCTGATGCTCACTGTCGTCAACGGAGCTGACAGAGTGGAGGCTCCCAGGAGCAGCAAGCACACGGCCATTAAAGCTGCAGACGAAGCCATCTTATGAACCTCCTATGGGAAGACTTCACCTTATCAACAGAGACGGTACAGGTGAGAGGTGTGAAGAAGAGGGAGAGCTGGAGGCAAGGCATTTATAGGGAAGCCATGGAAGCAGGAGCGGATCATCATCTGCACAAGAGATGAGGATGCTCTGTCCCAAATGATTGTTCCAGCAGCCATTTTTTGAAGAATAGATATGGAGAGAGATCACTGTGATGGCATAAACAGATTCCcctcttccttctctctctctctgtttatCTCTGCGTCAGGTGACGGCGACGGCGACGGCACCGGCGGAGCGTCAGAAGGGAAAGGCTGGAGCTTGCCCTTCCACTATGTGATTGACGGGAGACATTGCTGACGGCAGCAGAGGtcgaagaaggaagaaagaccAGTGTCAAATACCAACCGTACGATCGTACGACTTTTGTCCAACTCCCTCATCTGTTGTCTCCCCTGTGTTAGGAAGAAAGTGGTGCAGTGAAAAATACCTTCTCGTCTCCGAATCAAAACGTCTCAGATTACTATTCTTGTCTATGGGCTTTCgtgtttctttatttttcgaGACACAAGGACGCTCTTATTTATAAATCGGAATTCATCGTGACTAGATACTAATTGTATGAGATGAcacatacataaatataatCTTCTAAATCATGTCAAATTTGATATCTTTTTCATTCTCTATAATAGTTTCGAATGatgaaatttcataaaaatccATCTACTGCATTCATTTCATTATGCCAGTTAGGCTCGAATTATTCATAAAACATCTACTAAGTTAATTGAATTTCCGGAGCCCATCTCAGGAAGCTCATCCGATCATATTAGTTATACAGCCGAATCGGACTTTCAGGAACTTCAATTAGCTTCCACctcgtcatcatcatcattgtctccccttccttccttccttccttccttctaaTCTCTGCTACATCTGCAGCGTCGATGTCGACCTGCAGAACAAAAACGTCACCTGATGAGCAACTGCTTAAGGTAATAACAGGTAATGATCTCAGGTGAAGATATGTGCGAGAACCTGTATGCTTCTCATCCCCACCCGGGCATGAAAGAGCGCCGTCATTCGTGACGCGGAGCACTCGGAAGCCCCCATTATTAAAACCAAGAAGCATAGGAGGGCTATCCCTAAGACCAGTGATCTGAACTTTGGAGCATACAGCATCTTAAAGAAGGCTATTGCACCTCGTAAATAAAATTTGGACTGTGATGAGGAAAAGAATCTAATGCACAAATATCTATAGGCATGGGAGAAATACACTCTCTCCTATACTTGCCTTCGGGCACAGGATAACGTGAGATACTAATTACCATGAATTCATGTATTAGTTTGGGAATGGCATAATTTCTTGTGCTTAATTGGTAATTAATCAGCAGTGTAgttataattttagaaaaaatcgACATATTTATCAGCTATATTACCTTATGCACTTATGCCATAAGGTTGGAAAAAGCCCAAATTGGGGGGTTGTATAAGAGAAAATATACTAATAGGGCAATTTAGACAGGCGATGATTGTAATTAATAtgtaaaaatattatgatatgatatttcgttcttttttttttctatgaaCAGTTATTTatttgtcttttcttttttttccataatctTTCCATTTATCAGAGCATTAGGGGTGGAAATTTGCTCAATAGTTGCCATGAATGAACAGCCATTAGAACTCCTGGATAATTGTACGTAGTTATGGCTTGGAGAAGGACATGAATAAAAGTGTCACTGCACCCTACCCGATACCCTCCTAAAATGTACGACCCGGTGCCAATTTACGGTCCAGGATCAAGTCCTTCTAGCTCGAGCCCGATAAGAGTGTAGACAAGACAACGTAATCATTTCATTCCAACCGCATACACACCCCGTATGAGCTCCTCTCGATCAACTGTATTGGGCCACCTTATTCTATTCTCAGCAAAGTTGAACTGGCAAGGACTAGGAGATGGCATTGATTGGTATGTGCAGCCAAATCCTGAAGAAATCATTATGACCCCTTGATATAGAGATAGATTGAGACAGAGATCCATAAATTCAAACAAAATCATGTCTTCACCGGCCGTATATCTCCAACATaagtttccttttctcttctcatttatcatttttttggtaaaatcatgagagaatttgaaatttattaacTGAGATCAATCAATTTGGCCCTCATCAAGAGTTGCAAAATTTCTTGTTCGATTTCAAAGATATTAAGCATGAAAGATCGACGACGACGATGATGTAGAAATTGGAAACCAAGGGCAGTCCATGGACAGGATAGAGCCAGTACTTTCAAATGATAAAGTTCCACAGtaattccatatatatacttcGTTCAGTTCCACAATATTATGTGAGACGTCAAAATATTCAAATCCATTTCAGAGCCTTTCTTGCATAACATTTCGGATCACGCTAGTTATGTAGCCGATCTATACCCAGAGGAACTTGCCTCAGCTTCCACCTCGTCATCACCATTGACAGCTCCTGTGCTTTCCATCTAGTTTCCGCTACATCTGCAGCATCGACATGCACCTACAGAACAAAGGAGATCACCTGATGAGCAATGGCGCTTAAGGTaataacagaaaaaaaaaaaaaaaactatctcCAGTACGGTGGAGAAATGTGTGAGAACTTGCATGTTTCTGGTTCCCACCATAGCG of the Punica granatum isolate Tunisia-2019 chromosome 6, ASM765513v2, whole genome shotgun sequence genome contains:
- the LOC116211479 gene encoding protein CLAVATA 3, whose product is MASSAALMAVCLLLLGASTLSAPLTTVSIRKVLVAVEDPPLVSNAIGAVPGGIEKSEGGGEMVESELRRVPSGPDPLHHHGSAPKKPDNRKSLPQTP